A region from the Lysobacter sp. BMK333-48F3 genome encodes:
- a CDS encoding peptidylprolyl isomerase, with amino-acid sequence MKIEKDRVVRFHYTVSEQGSEPLESSEGRDPLAILIGHNNIIPGLEKAMDGREAGEKFEVDVAAVDAYGARQEGLTQRVPKKYFKDAKLSPGMQAVLPTSFGPRAVTIQKVGMSVVDVDLNHPMAGKDLHFAIEIVEVREASKEEIEHGHVHGDGGHQH; translated from the coding sequence ATGAAAATCGAGAAAGATCGCGTCGTCCGTTTCCACTACACCGTCTCCGAGCAGGGCAGCGAGCCGCTGGAGAGCTCGGAAGGCCGCGATCCGCTGGCGATCCTGATCGGCCACAACAACATCATCCCGGGCCTGGAGAAGGCCATGGACGGTCGCGAAGCCGGCGAGAAGTTCGAGGTCGACGTGGCCGCGGTCGACGCCTACGGCGCCCGCCAGGAAGGCCTGACCCAGCGCGTGCCGAAGAAGTACTTCAAGGACGCCAAGCTGAGCCCGGGCATGCAGGCGGTGCTGCCGACCAGCTTCGGCCCGCGCGCGGTCACCATCCAGAAGGTCGGCATGAGCGTGGTCGACGTCGACCTGAACCACCCGATGGCCGGCAAGGACCTGCATTTCGCGATCGAGATCGTCGAAGTGCGCGAAGCCAGCAAGGAAGAGATCGAGCACGGCCACGTCCACGGCGACGGCGGCCACCAGCACTGA
- a CDS encoding DUF418 domain-containing protein — translation MPTDPGPVAQSPPPALPLAPVAAGERLQALDALRGIALLGILLSNAPFFSAPLADLGDGVDPALRGLDRWATMAVHVAVRHKFWTVFSLLFGMGFAVMGERAGAAGRDFRPLYLRRSFGLLAIGLAHAWLVWSGDILVTYAACAFLLYALRGLGAATQWRLGLSLYAVPCAFLLLLAGLLALPGVADGDPQAQARGAAERAQAVAAYAHGSYAEATAQRLREFVGLTLSSASIMVPLALGLFLIGAGLARSGVLADPAAHRGLWHRLLWGGLASGAALTAASLAIDPAAYGARLSARTFLASTLHMIGALPLALSLVAAVVLSLARGWRWPRPFIAPGRIALSLYLMQSLVGTWVFYGYGLGLWGRIAPAPLFAAAAGLFVLQLLLAQWWLRRFRFGPAEWLWRAFTYWRLPPWRAARA, via the coding sequence ATGCCCACCGACCCTGGCCCCGTTGCGCAGTCCCCGCCGCCGGCCTTGCCGCTGGCGCCGGTCGCCGCCGGCGAACGCCTGCAGGCCTTGGACGCGCTGCGCGGCATCGCCCTGCTCGGCATCCTGCTGAGCAACGCGCCGTTCTTCAGCGCGCCGCTGGCCGACCTGGGCGACGGCGTCGATCCGGCCCTGCGCGGGCTCGACCGCTGGGCGACGATGGCCGTGCATGTAGCGGTCCGGCACAAGTTCTGGACCGTGTTCTCGCTGCTGTTCGGCATGGGCTTCGCGGTGATGGGCGAGCGCGCCGGGGCGGCCGGGCGCGATTTCCGTCCCTTGTACCTGCGCCGCAGCTTCGGCCTGCTGGCGATCGGCCTGGCGCATGCCTGGCTGGTCTGGTCCGGCGACATCCTGGTCACCTATGCGGCATGCGCGTTCCTGCTGTACGCGCTGCGCGGGCTCGGCGCCGCGACGCAGTGGCGGCTGGGCCTGTCGCTGTACGCGGTGCCTTGCGCGTTCTTGCTGCTATTGGCCGGACTGCTGGCGCTGCCCGGAGTGGCCGACGGCGATCCGCAGGCGCAGGCGCGCGGCGCCGCCGAACGCGCGCAGGCGGTGGCGGCCTACGCCCACGGCAGCTATGCCGAGGCGACCGCGCAACGCCTGCGCGAGTTCGTCGGGCTGACCCTGTCCAGCGCCTCGATCATGGTGCCGTTGGCCTTGGGCCTGTTCCTGATCGGCGCCGGCCTGGCGCGCAGCGGCGTGCTGGCCGATCCGGCGGCGCACCGCGGACTGTGGCACCGCCTGCTGTGGGGCGGGCTGGCGAGTGGCGCGGCGCTGACCGCGGCGAGTCTGGCGATCGATCCCGCCGCCTACGGCGCGCGCCTGAGCGCGCGCACCTTCCTCGCCAGCACCCTGCACATGATCGGCGCCTTGCCCTTGGCCCTGTCGCTGGTCGCGGCGGTGGTGCTGTCGCTGGCGCGCGGCTGGCGCTGGCCGCGGCCCTTCATCGCCCCCGGCCGGATCGCGCTGAGCCTGTACCTGATGCAGTCCCTGGTCGGCACCTGGGTGTTCTACGGCTACGGCCTGGGGCTGTGGGGGCGGATCGCGCCGGCGCCGTTGTTCGCGGCGGCCGCCGGCTTGTTCGTGCTGCAGCTGTTGCTGGCGCAATGGTGGCTGCGCCGGTTCCGCTTCGGCCCGGCGGAATGGCTGTGGCGCGCCTTCACCTATTGGCGCCTGCCGCCGTGGCGCGCGGCGCGCGCCTGA